The sequence GGAGCCGGATGGGGCCGTGCGCGTGCCGGATGGCGTTGGTGACCAGTTCGCTCACGACAAGTTCGATGACGAACGCCAGCTCCTCCATGCCCCACTCCTCCAGCTGCTGGGCGGCCGCCTTGCGGGCGTCGGCGACCACGGCGGGGTCGGCGGCCAGGTCCCAGTCGGCGACCTGGCCGGCGTCCAGCAGCCTGGTGCGGGCCATCAGCAGGGCGACGTCGTCGTGCGGCCGGGCCGGGACCAGGGCGTCGATCACGGACCGGCAGCGCAGGTCCAGGGATGCGGCCTGCTTCCCGAGGGCGTGGCGCAGCCGCTCGTTGTCCGTCTCCGCGGTCGCCTCGCCGTCCTCGTGGGCCAGCAGCCCGTCGGTGTGCAGGACCAGGGTGCTGCCCTCGGGCAGGGCCAGCTCGACCGACTCGAAGGGCGGGCCGCCGACCCCGAGCGGCGGGCCCTGCGGGACGTCGACGAAGCTCACGGTGCCGTCGGGCCGGACGACGGCGGGCGCGGCATGGCCCGCCGCGGCCATCGTGCACTGCCCGTCGACGGGGTCGTAGACGACGTACACACAGACCGGCCCCGCCGCCCGGTCGCCTGCGCCCGGGGGCCGTGCGCCCTCCTCGTGGACGGTCCGCGCCACCAGGTCGTCCAGGTGCGCGAGGACCTCCTCGGGCGGCAGGTCCAGTGCCGCGAGGGTGCGTACGGCGGTGCGCAGCCGGCCCATGGCCGCGGCGGCGTCGATCCCGTGCCCCGGTACCTCGCCCACGATCAGCGCCACCCGGGCCCCGGACAGCGGGATGAGGTCGTACCAGTCGCCGCCGAGACCGGTCAGCTCGTCGGCCGGGCGGTAGCAGGCGCCCACCTCCACCGCGCCCTGCTCGGGCATCCGGTGCGGCAGCAGACTGCGCTGGAGGACCAGGGCCGCGTCCCGCTCACGGGTGTAGCGGCGGGCGTTGTCCACGCAGACCGCCGCCCGGGACACCAGGTCCTCGGCGAGACTGAGGTCGTCCGCGTCGAACGGCTCCTGACGGTGGCGCCGGAAGAAGGTCGTGACGCCCAGCGTGACGCCTCGCGCGCGGACCGGCACGATCATCACGCTGTGCAGGCCCAGCTCCAGGAAGGTCGCCTCCCGGTCGCCGGGGACGTCCGCCGCCCACTCCCGGGCCAGCGGGTCGAGCCGCTCCTCGCGCCAGGAACGGCCCGTGGTCAGACAGCGGATCGGGGGCGATCCGGCGAGGTACGTGGCGACCTCGCCGATCCCGACGACGGCCTCCGGGACCCCGGGGATCACCGACTGCTGCCCGGCCCGCCGCAGCGGCACCCCGTTCATGTCGCCGACCGGCCCCGGCTCGGGCTCCCCGCCCCGCAGCACGGACTCCAGCAGATCCACGCAGACGAAGTCGGCGAAGTCCTGCACGGCCACGTCCGCCAGTTCCTGCGCGGTCCGCGCGATGTCCAGGGTGCGTCCGATCTGTTCGCCGGCCCGGTCGAGCAGGGCGAGCCGCTGCCGGGCGCGGTGCCGTTCGGTGATGTCGACGACGGTGTAGTACACGCCCACCGGGCGGCCCCGGTCGTCGTCCAGGCGGGTGAACGACATCATGTGCGCCATCTCGCGGTGCGGCGCCGACCGCACCCGGCCCACGTGCTCGTAGCCGACCACCGGCCGCCCGGTCGCCAGCACCTGCCGCATCTGCGTCTCGATGCTCGCGGCGTCGATGCCCGGCTGGATCTGCGACAGCCGCAGTCCCAGCCGCTCTCGCGGGGGGCCGCCGCCGAACCGTTCCAGGGCCGCGTTCGACCAGACGCACCGCAGATCGGTGTCCACGATCGCTATGCCGACGGGGGAGTCGGTCACCATCTGCTCCAGCACCGCACGGCTCATGTCCCAGCCGCGTGCCCCGGACATGTCGCTGAGCAGCACCAGCCAGTGCGGTGCGCCGCCGGGTTCCACCGCGGGAGTGATCCGCACCATCACCCGCACCGGCTGCCCGTCCTTGCGCCGTGCGGTCAGCAGCCCCGCCCAGCCGCCGTCCCTGCGGCACTGCTCGGCCAGCTCGGGCACCCGCGCGGCGTCCTCGGCGGACAGCAGGCCGGTCACCCGGGTGCCCACCACCTCGGCGGCCGTGTACGTCAGCAGCCGCTGGGCATCGCGGGTCCAGCTCGTCACCACACCCTGTGCGTCGAGCAGCAGGGGCGCGGCATCGGCCACGTCGAACCGTTGCGGGGCGACATCCTGCTTCTCGTGAGTGCCCACGATCGACCTCTCTGTCGCTGAGAGTGGTCTACCCCCTATCTTCCCCCTCTTCACGCTTCGTACATCGGGCAGGGAGGGCAGGCGGGCAGGGAGGGCAAGCGGGTGGCGGCGGCAAGCGGGTGGGGGCGGCATGCGGCCGCCCCCACCGGATCAGGGGGCCAGCACCCGCTTCAGCGCCGCCAGCGCCGAGCGCAGTTCCTCCGCTGTGATGGTCAGCGGGGGCGCCAGCCGGATCGTGGATCCATGGGTGTCCTTGACCAGGACCCCCTCCCGCATCAGCCGCTCGCTGATCTCACGGCCGCTGCCGATCGCCGGATCGATGTCGACGCCCGCCCACAGGCCGCGCGCCCGGAAGCCGACCACGCCCGCGCCGACCAGCTCGGCCAGCCCGTCGCGCAGGGTTCCCCCCAGCTCGTCGGCCCGCCGCTGGAACTCGCCGGTCTGCAGCAGGCCGACCACGGCGGTGCCGACCGCCGCCGCGAGCGGGTTGCCGCCGAACGTCGAGCCGTGCTCGCCCGGGTGCAGCACGCCCAGCACCTCGCGCCGGGCCACCACCGCCGACACCGGCACGATGCCGCCGCCGAGCGCCTTGCCGAGCAGCAGCACGTCCGGCATGACGTCCTCGTGCTCGACGGCGAGGGTACGGCCCGTGCGGCCGAGGCCCGACTGGATCTCGTCCGCGATGAACAGACAGCCCTTGCGCCGGGTCAGTTCGCGCACCCCGGTGAGGTAGCCGGGAGAGGGGATGACGACGCCCGCCTCGCCCTGGATGGGCTCGATCAGCACCGCCGCCGTCGTCTCGTCGACCGCCTCCTCCAGCGCGGCCAGGTCGTCGTACGGCACGATCTTGAAGCCGGGCGTGAACGGGCCGAAGCCCGTCCGGGCGGTCTCGTCCGTGGAGAAGCTGACGATGGTCGTCGTACGGCCGTGGAAGTTCTCCGCCGCGACGACGATCGTCGCCTGCCCGTCCGGGACGCCCTTGACGTCGTACGCCCACTTGCGGGCCACCTTGATGCCGCTCTCCACGGCCTCCGCGCCGGTGTTCATCGGCAGCACCATGTCCAGCCCGGTCAGCTCCGCGAGCCGCTCGGCGAACTCGGCGAGCCGGTCGTTGTGGAAGGCGCGGGAGGTGAGCGTCAGCTGGTCCAGCTGGCGGTGCGCGGCCTCGATCAGCGCCGGGTGGCGGTGGCCGAAGTTCAGCGCCGAGTAGCCGGCGAGCATGTCCAGGTAGCGCCGGCCCTCGACGTCCTCGACCCAGGTGCCCTCGGCCCGCGCGACGACCACGGGCAGCGGGTGGTAGTTGTGCGCGAGGACCGGTTCCTCGGCGCGGATCAGGTCGGCGGACGTACGGGTGCGCGCGGATACTCGGGTGGGCGCGGTCATCAGCGGATCTCCTGGGTGCAGCACTTGATGCCACCGCCGGCCTTGTGGAACTCCGACAGGTCGACGGGGACGGGGACGTAACCGTGGCGGGTGAGGCTCTCGGCCAGCGCCTCGGCCCGGGGCGCGATGAAGACGTTCCGGCCGTCGGACACGGAGTTCAGGCCGAACGCCATCGCGTCGTCGCGGGTGGCGAGCACCGCCTCCGGGTACAGGCGGCGCAGCACCTCGCGGCTGCCCGCCGAGAACGCCTCGGGGTAGTAGCAGATGTTGTCGTCGTCGAGCACGAACAACGCCGTGTCCAGGTGGTAGAAGTACGGGTCCACCAGGGTCAGGCCGATCACCGGATGCCCGAGGAACTCCTGGGCCTCCCGGTGGGCCTCGCGGGTGGTGCGGAACCCGGTGCCGGCGAGCACGTACCGGCCGGTCCACACCAGGTCTCCCTCACCTTCGGTCACCGACTCGGGGCGGTACACGTCGTAGCCCGCGGTCTTGAACCAGGTGTCGTAGTGCACCGACTCGGGACGTCGCTCGGGTGCGTGGAACAGGGAGCCGAAGACCCGGCCGCCGACCACGAACGCCGCGTTGGCGGCGAAGACCATGTCGGGCAGGCCGGGCACCGGCTGCACCGACTCGACGCGGTGCCCGTGCGCGCGGTAGGCGCGGATCAGCGTCTGCCACTGATCCTGGGCGAGGTCCACATCGACGGGACGATCGGGATGCATCCAGGGATTGATCGCGTAACTGACGGCGAAATGTCTGGGTTCACAGACGAGAAAGCGCCGGGGGCGCGGCACACGGCTTTCGGACACAGAGGGTTTCCTCCGCTTTCCTGTGTGTCACTGAGGGGTGACACAACGGTAGGAACGGAGATCGGCGACCGACAAGCGACAAGAGCTGCGTGCATGCGCAGCATCGATGCGTTGTGAACGGCGTACACGCACGAGTGCTGCGCATACTCCAGGGTCATTCGGGGGCCGCATGGGTGGCGCCCGCCTCCGGGCTCTCCGGCAGCAGATGCGACAGCACCATCACGCTGATCGTCTTCCGGATGAACGGCTCGGTGCGGATCCGCTCCAGCACCTCCTCGAAGTGCTCCACGTCCCGCGCCCGCACATGCAGCAGCGCGTCCGCGCCGCCGGTCACCGTCATGGCCGCCGTGATCTCCGGATAGGCCTGGACGACCTCCGCCAGCCGCCGGGGCGGGGCCGCGCCCTCGCAGTACACCTCGACGTACGCCTCCGTGCGCCAGCCCAGTGCCAGGGGCTTCACCGTGGCCGTGAACCCGGTGATCACCCCGGTCTCCCGCAGCCGGTCCACGCGCCGTTTGACCGCGGTGGACGACAGCCCGATCGCAGCGCCGATCTCGGCGAAGCTGGTCCGGGCGTTCGCCATCAGCGCGGTGATGATCTTCCGGTCGAGATCGTCGAAGGAGGCGTTCCTGCTGTTCATGCGGGCACTGTAATCAGCCACGCCCGCGGCGCGGGAGCTACGACTGCGTGACGACCATGGCGAGGGTCAGCAGACCCAGCACCACCCAGCCGAACCACAGCCAGCCGTTGCTGCCGAGCGCGACCGTGTAGGCGGTCACGACGACGAGCCCGCCGACCGTGAGAACCCCCATCGCCTTGGTGGAGCCGTTCGTCGAGCCGTTCGTACCGTTCGTGGAACCGGGCATCGCGACACCCTCCTCATGGTCCGTCCTTGACCATGGTGCCCCCGATCCCGCCCGGAGGGGACGGCTCCGGCTAGCTCTCGCGTGCGTTCAGCGAGGCCAGGTAGGCGTTGTACGCCTCCAGCTCCTTGTCTCCGTCGCGATCCGCGGCCCGGTCCTTGCGCTTGGCCTGGCGCTGCTCGGAGCGGTACCACTGGAACAGCAGCGCGATCAGCACCAGAACCGACGGGATCTCGCTGAACGCCCAGGCGATGCCGCCGGCCGCGTTCTGGTCGGACAGCGCGTCGATGCCGAGCGAGGCGGCTGGGTGCTTGAAGGTCCCCACCATCGGCGTCGACGCCATCATCAGCGCGATACCGAAGAACGCGTGGAACGGCATGCCCGCGAACAGCTCCAGCATCCGCATCACGTATCCCGGCCGGTGCGGACCCGGGTCGACGCCCATGATCGGCCAGAAGAACACCATGCCCACGGCGAAGAAGTGCACCATCATCGCGATGTGCCCGGCCCGCGACCCCATCAGGAAGTCGAACAGCGGGGTGAAGTACAGGACGTACAGGCTCGCGATGAACATCGGGATCGTGAACGCCGGGTGCGTGACGATCCGCATGTACCGGCTGTGCAGCAGCGCCAGCAGCAGCTCGCGCGGGCCCTTGCGGCCCCGGCCGGCGACGGGCAGCGCGCGCAGCGCCAGGGTGACCGGGGCGCCGAGCAGGATCAGGATCGGCGACAGCATGCTGATGATCATGTGCTGCACCATGTGCACGCTGAACATGACCATGCCGTAGTCGTTCAGCTTGGTGCACATCACCAGCGCCACGGTCAGCACACCGACGACGTACGACACCGTACGGCCCATGGGCCAGGCGTCCCCGCGCCGCCGCAGCCGGACCACACCCCAGCCGTACAGCCCGAGCCCGAGCAGACAGGCGACCAGGAAGAACGGGTCGGTGGACCACTGAAGCCCCCGTCCCAGCGTGAACGGCGGCAGATCCATCATCATGCCGTGCCCGCTGTGATCCATCCGGCGGCTCCTGATTCGTGGGGGTTGTGCAAGATGTCCGCCCCAAGACTAGAACCGCCCCCGGTCACGTCCGTGACCGGGGGCGGGTTGTCATCGGGTGAACTACAGGACGCACTCCGCCTCGTCATACCGCTCCACCGGCACGGTCTTCAGCGTCTCCACCGCCTCCGCCAGCGACACCATCACGATGTCGGTGCCGCGCAGGGCGGTCATCCGGCCGAACTCGCCGCGGTGCACGGCCTCCACCGCGTGCCAGCCGAAGCGCGTGGCGAGCACCCGGTCGTACGCCGTCGGCGTGCCACCGCGCTGGACATGCCCGAGGATGACCGGCCGCGCCTCCTTGCCGAGCCGCTGCTCCAGCTCGATCGACAGCTGGCGGGCGATCCCGGCGAAGCGCTCGTGGCCGTAGACGTCCTTGCCGCCCTCGTCGAACTCCATCGTGCCCGGCTTCGGCTTGGCGCCCTCCGCCGCGACCACGATGGCGAACCGCTTGCCCGCCTCGAACCGCTCGCCGACCCTCTTCGTCAACTCCTCGATGTCGAAGGGCCGTTCCGGTACGACGACGGCGTGGGCGCCGGCCGCCATGCCGGAGTGCAGCGCGATCCAGCCGGTGTGCCGGCCCATGACCTCCACGATCAGCACCCGCTGGTGCGACTCGGCGGTGGTCTTCAGCCGGTCCAGGGCCTCGGTGGCCACGGTCACGGCCGTGTCGAAGCCGAACGTGACATCGGTGACAGCGATGTCGTTGTCGATCGTCTTGGGCACGCCCACGATCGGCAGCCCGCTGTCCGACAGCAGCCGGGCCGCCTTCAGCGTGCCCTCACCGCCGATCGGGATGATCGCGTCCAGACCGAGTTCCTCGACATGGCCCTTCGCCCGCTCCACACCGTCGCGCAGGTGCTCCGGGCGGACCCGGGAGGAGCCGAGGATGGTGCCGCCGCGCGCCAGGATGCCACCCACGGCGTCGAGGTCGAGCTTGAGGTAGTCGCACTCGAGGAGGCCTTTCCAGCCGTCCCGGAAACCGATGACCTCGTCGCCGTGGTCGGCGACGGCACGGTGCACGACGGACCGGATGACGGCGTTCAGGCCGGGGCAGTCGCCGCCGGACGTGAGGACACCAATGCGCATAGCCCGAAATACCTTCTCAACGTGGGCCGGGTAGACCGGACCACGTTGTCCGGCGGATTCCCGGCCACCCTACCGGCGTGAGGGGGTGGCTCCGTAGCGGGCGTCCGCCTGCTGGACGCGCCCGCACATGTGAGCGGACGCCCCGTCAGGCGGGCCCGTCACAAGCCTGCCGGACCACGCTGAAGAATCCCTCGAGCGCTCACGCAGGCCGCTGCGCAACGGTGCTCACGCAGGCCGCTGCGCAACGGTGCTCACGCAGGCTGCTGCGCAGCAGTGATGCGCTCGTTTCGGAGCGCCTCGTACCAGCGGTCGTCGATCGGCGGCAGGGCGTTGACGTCGAGCGCCAGCTTCAGGAGCAGGTCGGCGATCAGCGGGTTGCGGGCGAGGACCGGGCCGTGCATGTACGTGCCGAAGACCGTCCCGTTGTACGCGCCCTCCGTGCCGTCCCCGGTGCCGTTGCCCTTGCCCATGACCACCCGGGCGAAGGGGCGGGCGCCGGGGCCGAGGTGGGTGACGCCCTGGTGGTTCTCGAAGCCGGTCAGCTGGGGCAGACCGAGCTGCGGGTCGATGTCGCCGAGCACGTCACCGACGCACCGCTCGCCCTCGCCGCGCACCGAGACCACGTCGAGCAGGCCGAGGCCGGGCTCGCGCTGGCCGAGGTCGTTGATGAACTCGTGGCCGAGGATCTGGTAGCCGGCGCAGACCGAGAAGACGATCGCGCCGTTCTGCACCGCCCGCTGCAGATGGCCGTCCCGGCGCAGCCGCTCGGCCGCGAGCCGCTGCGGACGGTCCTCGCCGCCGCCGATCAGGTAGATGTCGCCGGAGGTCGGGATCGGCTGGTCGCTGCGCACGTCGAGCCGGGCCACGTCCAGGCCGCGCTGCCGGGCCCGGCGCTCCACGACGAGCGCGTTGCCCTGGTCGCCGTAGGTGCTCAGCAGGTCCGGGTAGATCCACACCAGCCGCAGTTGGTTGTCGCTCATGAGGTGATCGCCCTTCGAAGATCAGTTGCCGACACGGCGGCGCAGGTCCTGGAACGCGGTGTAGTTCGCGATGACCTCGATCCGGCCCGGCGGGCACATCTGCACGGCCTGGTCGAGGTCCTCGCAGACCTGGAAGTGCTGGTTCGCGACCTCCAGACGGACCGCGAGGTCCAGCTTCCGGTCACCGATGACGAAGATAGGGTGACCGGTCAGCTGCGTGTAGTCGACGTCCCACAGCCAGGACGTGTCGGTGCCGTCGGCCCCGCGGGCGTTCACGGACAGGATCACCGGCGTGGGCGGCGGGTCGATCAGGGAGAACGTCTCGAGCCAGCCGGCCGGGTTCTTGGCCAGCAGCAGGCGCAGGTCACGGTTCAGGAACTGCACGACATCGTACCGTCCGGCCACGGCCTGCACCTGGTACATCCGCTCCAGCGCCACCTGCGGCGGCACCCCGAAGACGGCGGCCACGGCGGCGGAGCTGGCCGCGTTCGCCTTGTTGGCGCGGCCCGGCAACTGGAGGTGGATCGGCCAGGCCGACCCGTGCGGGTCCAGCACATGGTCGCCGGACAGCGCCCAGGTCGGCTGGGGCCGGCGGAAGCCGCACTCGCCGCAGTACCACTCCTCGCCCGGGCGCTGCATCACGCCGCCGCAGGACGGGCAGGACCAGGCGTCGTCCTTCCACATCTGTCCCGCCGCGACCCAGATCACATTCGGGGAGGACGAGGCGGCCCACACCACCAGCGGGTCGTCGCAGTTGGCGACGACGACGGCCTTGGAGCCGGCGAGGCCCTCGCGCCAGTTCTCGGCGAGCATCCGGGTCTCCGCGGCGCGGTCGAGCTGGTCGCGGGAGAGGTTGAGCAGGGCGATGCACTTCGGGTCGGTGTCCCGGGCCACTCCGGCCAGGTACTTCTCGTCGACCTCGATGACACCGAACTTGGCGTCGGAGCCGCCCGCGAGCGCGGAGGTGATGCCGGCCGGCATGTTGGCGCCGAGCGCGTTCGACACGACCGGGCCCGCGGCGCGCAGCGCCTCGGCGATGAGCCGGGTGGTCGTGGTCTTGCCGTTGGTGGCGGACACCAGGACGACGTCCAGGTGCTGGGCGAGTCGCGCGAGGAGGTCGGGGTCCAGCTTCAGCGCGACCCGGCCACCGATCACCGACCCGCTGCCGCGTCCTGCGGCCCGCGATGCCGCAGCGACCGCCTTGCCCGCGGTCACGGCCAGCTTGGCCCGCGGCGTGAGCGGGTCCGAGTTGCCTGCCATCAGTTCTCGATCCTCCTTGCGTACGCGCCGCGCCTGGGGCCATCCGGCAACGTGGTGTGGACCTCAGCCTATCGAGATCCATTCGCACACCCGAATCCTGCCCATCCCTGCGCGACGGGCGTGGGTCGAACGAACCGTACCCTTGCGGCCATGCGACACGGTTCCATTCCGGGCGCCCGCGGGCGAGTCCGGCCTCTCACCCTGCACGGCGACGCGGCGCTGCGCGAGTCCTGCCGGGACGTCACGGACTTCGGTCCCGAACTGGCCGACCTCGTGGAGGACTTGTTCGCCACGATGTACGCGGCGCAGGGAGTGGGGTTGGCCGCGAATCAGATCGGGGTGCCTTTGCGGGTGTTCGTCTACGACTGTCCGGATGACGATGATGTGCGGCATCTGGGACATGTGGTGAACCCCCGCCTCGTGGAGCGGGACGGGGTCGTCGTCCGGGGCCCGGAGGGCTGCCTGTCCCTGCCCGGGCTGGAGGCCGGGACGGAGCGCTACGACCATGCGGTGGTCGA comes from Streptomyces sp. FXJ1.172 and encodes:
- a CDS encoding SpoIIE family protein phosphatase — encoded protein: MGTHEKQDVAPQRFDVADAAPLLLDAQGVVTSWTRDAQRLLTYTAAEVVGTRVTGLLSAEDAARVPELAEQCRRDGGWAGLLTARRKDGQPVRVMVRITPAVEPGGAPHWLVLLSDMSGARGWDMSRAVLEQMVTDSPVGIAIVDTDLRCVWSNAALERFGGGPPRERLGLRLSQIQPGIDAASIETQMRQVLATGRPVVGYEHVGRVRSAPHREMAHMMSFTRLDDDRGRPVGVYYTVVDITERHRARQRLALLDRAGEQIGRTLDIARTAQELADVAVQDFADFVCVDLLESVLRGGEPEPGPVGDMNGVPLRRAGQQSVIPGVPEAVVGIGEVATYLAGSPPIRCLTTGRSWREERLDPLAREWAADVPGDREATFLELGLHSVMIVPVRARGVTLGVTTFFRRHRQEPFDADDLSLAEDLVSRAAVCVDNARRYTRERDAALVLQRSLLPHRMPEQGAVEVGACYRPADELTGLGGDWYDLIPLSGARVALIVGEVPGHGIDAAAAMGRLRTAVRTLAALDLPPEEVLAHLDDLVARTVHEEGARPPGAGDRAAGPVCVYVVYDPVDGQCTMAAAGHAAPAVVRPDGTVSFVDVPQGPPLGVGGPPFESVELALPEGSTLVLHTDGLLAHEDGEATAETDNERLRHALGKQAASLDLRCRSVIDALVPARPHDDVALLMARTRLLDAGQVADWDLAADPAVVADARKAAAQQLEEWGMEELAFVIELVVSELVTNAIRHAHGPIRLRLIRERALICEVSDGGATAPHLRHPRTTDEGGRGLLLVSQFTERWGTRFVPGGKVIWAEQSLTDPPV
- the def gene encoding peptide deformylase, whose amino-acid sequence is MRHGSIPGARGRVRPLTLHGDAALRESCRDVTDFGPELADLVEDLFATMYAAQGVGLAANQIGVPLRVFVYDCPDDDDVRHLGHVVNPRLVERDGVVVRGPEGCLSLPGLEAGTERYDHAVVEGRTVTGEPVTVHGTGFFARCLQHECDHLEGKVYADRLAGWRKRRLLRQIGRASWSG
- a CDS encoding 6-phosphofructokinase → MRIGVLTSGGDCPGLNAVIRSVVHRAVADHGDEVIGFRDGWKGLLECDYLKLDLDAVGGILARGGTILGSSRVRPEHLRDGVERAKGHVEELGLDAIIPIGGEGTLKAARLLSDSGLPIVGVPKTIDNDIAVTDVTFGFDTAVTVATEALDRLKTTAESHQRVLIVEVMGRHTGWIALHSGMAAGAHAVVVPERPFDIEELTKRVGERFEAGKRFAIVVAAEGAKPKPGTMEFDEGGKDVYGHERFAGIARQLSIELEQRLGKEARPVILGHVQRGGTPTAYDRVLATRFGWHAVEAVHRGEFGRMTALRGTDIVMVSLAEAVETLKTVPVERYDEAECVL
- a CDS encoding type 1 glutamine amidotransferase — translated: MSDNQLRLVWIYPDLLSTYGDQGNALVVERRARQRGLDVARLDVRSDQPIPTSGDIYLIGGGEDRPQRLAAERLRRDGHLQRAVQNGAIVFSVCAGYQILGHEFINDLGQREPGLGLLDVVSVRGEGERCVGDVLGDIDPQLGLPQLTGFENHQGVTHLGPGARPFARVVMGKGNGTGDGTEGAYNGTVFGTYMHGPVLARNPLIADLLLKLALDVNALPPIDDRWYEALRNERITAAQQPA
- the ddaH gene encoding dimethylargininase is translated as MSESRVPRPRRFLVCEPRHFAVSYAINPWMHPDRPVDVDLAQDQWQTLIRAYRAHGHRVESVQPVPGLPDMVFAANAAFVVGGRVFGSLFHAPERRPESVHYDTWFKTAGYDVYRPESVTEGEGDLVWTGRYVLAGTGFRTTREAHREAQEFLGHPVIGLTLVDPYFYHLDTALFVLDDDNICYYPEAFSAGSREVLRRLYPEAVLATRDDAMAFGLNSVSDGRNVFIAPRAEALAESLTRHGYVPVPVDLSEFHKAGGGIKCCTQEIR
- a CDS encoding Lrp/AsnC family transcriptional regulator, whose product is MNSRNASFDDLDRKIITALMANARTSFAEIGAAIGLSSTAVKRRVDRLRETGVITGFTATVKPLALGWRTEAYVEVYCEGAAPPRRLAEVVQAYPEITAAMTVTGGADALLHVRARDVEHFEEVLERIRTEPFIRKTISVMVLSHLLPESPEAGATHAAPE
- the rocD gene encoding ornithine--oxo-acid transaminase, yielding MTAPTRVSARTRTSADLIRAEEPVLAHNYHPLPVVVARAEGTWVEDVEGRRYLDMLAGYSALNFGHRHPALIEAAHRQLDQLTLTSRAFHNDRLAEFAERLAELTGLDMVLPMNTGAEAVESGIKVARKWAYDVKGVPDGQATIVVAAENFHGRTTTIVSFSTDETARTGFGPFTPGFKIVPYDDLAALEEAVDETTAAVLIEPIQGEAGVVIPSPGYLTGVRELTRRKGCLFIADEIQSGLGRTGRTLAVEHEDVMPDVLLLGKALGGGIVPVSAVVARREVLGVLHPGEHGSTFGGNPLAAAVGTAVVGLLQTGEFQRRADELGGTLRDGLAELVGAGVVGFRARGLWAGVDIDPAIGSGREISERLMREGVLVKDTHGSTIRLAPPLTITAEELRSALAALKRVLAP
- a CDS encoding MurT ligase domain-containing protein, with the protein product MAGNSDPLTPRAKLAVTAGKAVAAASRAAGRGSGSVIGGRVALKLDPDLLARLAQHLDVVLVSATNGKTTTTRLIAEALRAAGPVVSNALGANMPAGITSALAGGSDAKFGVIEVDEKYLAGVARDTDPKCIALLNLSRDQLDRAAETRMLAENWREGLAGSKAVVVANCDDPLVVWAASSSPNVIWVAAGQMWKDDAWSCPSCGGVMQRPGEEWYCGECGFRRPQPTWALSGDHVLDPHGSAWPIHLQLPGRANKANAASSAAVAAVFGVPPQVALERMYQVQAVAGRYDVVQFLNRDLRLLLAKNPAGWLETFSLIDPPPTPVILSVNARGADGTDTSWLWDVDYTQLTGHPIFVIGDRKLDLAVRLEVANQHFQVCEDLDQAVQMCPPGRIEVIANYTAFQDLRRRVGN
- a CDS encoding cytochrome c oxidase assembly protein, with protein sequence MDHSGHGMMMDLPPFTLGRGLQWSTDPFFLVACLLGLGLYGWGVVRLRRRGDAWPMGRTVSYVVGVLTVALVMCTKLNDYGMVMFSVHMVQHMIISMLSPILILLGAPVTLALRALPVAGRGRKGPRELLLALLHSRYMRIVTHPAFTIPMFIASLYVLYFTPLFDFLMGSRAGHIAMMVHFFAVGMVFFWPIMGVDPGPHRPGYVMRMLELFAGMPFHAFFGIALMMASTPMVGTFKHPAASLGIDALSDQNAAGGIAWAFSEIPSVLVLIALLFQWYRSEQRQAKRKDRAADRDGDKELEAYNAYLASLNARES